The following are encoded together in the Fundidesulfovibrio putealis DSM 16056 genome:
- a CDS encoding ABC transporter substrate-binding protein, which translates to MMLRLLSVFAALVLWAGQSLAAEPVKIGAVVSVTGPASFLGEPEKNTLEMIRDELNAKGGLLGRPVELVIYDDESDVNKAVLAAEKLLKKDQVAAVIGATTSGSTLAIMNKFPAAQVPLVSMSAAEKIVNPVNPWVFKVAPSDRHAVGRILKHAQAKGYKKIAILTVSDGFGQAGREVLKELVPAMGFTLTADEVYGPKDTDMTAQLTKLKDAAPDAIICWGTNPGPAVVARNRAQLGMKTPLYMSHGVASRKFIELAGESAEGLMLPAGHLIVASQLPDSQPQKALLLAYTSQYKDKFKGDVSPFGGHGWDGLKLVAKAVETAGSDKPAAIRDALEKITAFPGIGGVFSFTEKDHNGLDANAFEMVVIQGGDWKILK; encoded by the coding sequence ATGATGCTTCGTCTGCTGAGCGTCTTCGCCGCGTTGGTCCTGTGGGCCGGACAGTCCCTGGCCGCCGAGCCGGTCAAGATCGGCGCGGTGGTGTCCGTCACCGGTCCCGCCTCCTTTCTGGGCGAGCCTGAAAAGAACACCCTGGAGATGATCCGGGATGAACTGAACGCCAAGGGCGGCCTGTTGGGACGCCCCGTGGAACTCGTCATCTACGACGACGAGTCCGACGTGAACAAGGCCGTGTTGGCCGCCGAGAAGCTCCTCAAGAAGGACCAGGTCGCCGCCGTCATCGGCGCAACCACCTCCGGCTCCACCCTGGCCATCATGAACAAGTTCCCGGCGGCCCAGGTGCCGCTGGTGTCCATGTCCGCCGCCGAGAAGATCGTGAACCCGGTGAACCCCTGGGTCTTCAAGGTGGCCCCCTCCGACCGCCACGCCGTGGGCCGCATCCTGAAGCACGCCCAGGCCAAGGGCTACAAGAAGATCGCCATCCTCACCGTGTCCGACGGCTTCGGCCAGGCCGGACGCGAGGTGCTGAAAGAACTGGTCCCGGCCATGGGCTTCACCCTGACCGCCGACGAGGTCTACGGTCCCAAGGACACGGACATGACCGCCCAGCTCACCAAGCTGAAAGACGCCGCGCCCGACGCCATCATCTGCTGGGGCACCAACCCCGGCCCCGCCGTGGTGGCCCGCAACCGCGCGCAGCTTGGCATGAAGACGCCCCTGTACATGAGCCACGGCGTGGCCTCGCGCAAGTTCATCGAGCTGGCCGGCGAGTCCGCAGAGGGCCTGATGCTGCCCGCCGGGCACCTGATCGTGGCCTCGCAGCTGCCTGACTCCCAGCCCCAGAAGGCCTTGCTCCTGGCCTACACCAGCCAGTACAAGGACAAGTTCAAGGGCGACGTGTCGCCGTTCGGCGGCCACGGCTGGGACGGCCTGAAGCTGGTGGCCAAGGCCGTGGAGACCGCCGGTTCCGACAAGCCCGCCGCCATCCGCGACGCGCTGGAGAAGATCACCGCGTTCCCCGGTATCGGCGGCGTGTTCTCCTTCACCGAGAAGGACCACAACGGTCTGGACGCAAACGCCTTCGAGATGGTCGTCATTCAGGGCGGAGACTGGAAAATACTGAAGTAA
- a CDS encoding chemotaxis protein CheB: protein MERNSAAARFPIVCVGGSAGGLDAYTRLLRHLPADLGVAIVIVNHLRTVATYLHEILPNVTDMPVELITDKLDIQPNHVFIIPPKRDLHVFEGEFLLKPISKPRGWPDVITVFLRSLTANWDGKLIAIIVSGYDGDGAEALCGIREAGGITIAQKLETAQHPDMPESAIASGCIDYILSPEDIAKKIVQIMHELPNQESRGIPPSDSGMA, encoded by the coding sequence ATGGAACGCAACAGCGCCGCAGCGCGTTTTCCTATCGTCTGCGTAGGCGGTTCAGCCGGAGGCCTCGACGCCTATACCCGGCTCCTGCGCCATTTGCCGGCTGACTTGGGTGTGGCAATCGTCATTGTCAACCACCTGAGAACCGTGGCCACCTACCTCCACGAGATTCTCCCCAACGTCACAGACATGCCGGTCGAACTCATTACGGACAAGCTCGACATCCAGCCAAACCACGTCTTCATCATCCCGCCAAAGCGGGACTTGCACGTGTTTGAGGGGGAATTCCTCCTCAAGCCGATCTCAAAGCCCAGGGGATGGCCGGACGTGATTACCGTCTTTCTGCGCTCCCTGACCGCGAACTGGGATGGCAAACTCATCGCCATCATTGTCTCCGGCTACGACGGAGACGGAGCGGAAGCGCTGTGCGGAATAAGAGAGGCGGGAGGCATCACCATCGCGCAGAAGCTCGAAACAGCCCAGCATCCGGATATGCCCGAAAGCGCAATAGCAAGCGGATGCATTGATTACATACTCTCACCTGAGGATATCGCCAAGAAAATCGTCCAAATCATGCATGAGCTGCCAAACCAAGAATCAAGGGGAATTCCGCCATCTGACAGCGGCATGGCATAA
- a CDS encoding phenylacetate--CoA ligase family protein — translation MMWEPKYESMDRAQLAQLQLERLQSTLTRVARNVPYYRKTFGQLGIDPDDFRSLDDLARLPFTTKSVLRDAYPYGFFAVPLREVVRLHASSGTTGKATVVGYTAGDLKKWGALTARVLTAGGVTREDVVQIAFNFGLFTGGFGFLQGAEALGAALVPASSGNTRRQVAIMQDFKTSVLVCTPSYALYLAQTMEEMDVNANALSLRHGLFGAECWSETARAQIEDRLKLTATDNYGISEVMGPGVAGECLEKNGLHLNEDHFLAEVIDPATGEPVPDGEVGELVITTLTKEAFPLIRFRTGDLTRILPGPCPCGRTLKRMERVRGRVDDMLIIRGVNVFPSQIEAVLLAIEGTTPQWRVVLERERGLDKATVELEVAEKFVFDRIADQQKFLESARKRLASELGVGFEVRMTEPGALAPSEDGKTKRVLDKRGET, via the coding sequence ATGATGTGGGAACCCAAGTACGAATCCATGGACCGCGCCCAGCTGGCGCAGTTGCAGCTTGAGCGCCTTCAATCCACGCTGACCCGCGTGGCCCGCAACGTCCCCTACTACCGCAAGACCTTCGGCCAATTGGGCATCGACCCGGACGATTTCCGCTCCCTTGACGATCTGGCCCGCCTGCCCTTCACCACCAAGTCCGTGCTGCGCGACGCCTACCCCTACGGCTTCTTCGCCGTGCCGCTGCGCGAGGTGGTGCGCCTGCACGCCTCCTCCGGCACCACGGGCAAGGCCACGGTGGTGGGCTACACGGCGGGCGACCTCAAGAAATGGGGGGCGCTCACGGCGCGCGTGCTCACGGCGGGCGGCGTCACCCGCGAGGACGTGGTGCAGATCGCCTTCAACTTCGGCCTGTTCACCGGCGGCTTCGGCTTCCTGCAAGGGGCCGAGGCCCTGGGCGCGGCCCTGGTCCCGGCCTCCAGCGGCAACACCCGCCGCCAGGTGGCCATCATGCAGGACTTCAAGACCTCCGTGCTGGTCTGCACCCCCAGCTACGCCCTGTACCTGGCCCAGACCATGGAAGAGATGGACGTGAACGCCAACGCGCTCAGCCTGCGCCACGGGCTGTTCGGCGCCGAGTGCTGGTCAGAGACGGCCAGGGCGCAGATCGAGGACCGCCTGAAGCTGACAGCCACGGACAATTACGGCATCAGCGAAGTGATGGGGCCGGGCGTGGCGGGCGAATGCCTGGAGAAGAATGGCCTGCATCTGAACGAGGACCACTTCCTGGCCGAGGTGATCGACCCGGCCACCGGCGAGCCCGTGCCCGACGGCGAGGTGGGCGAGCTGGTCATCACCACCCTGACCAAGGAAGCCTTCCCGCTGATCCGCTTCCGCACCGGCGACCTGACCCGGATTCTGCCCGGACCCTGCCCCTGCGGCCGGACGCTCAAGCGCATGGAGCGTGTGCGCGGCCGCGTGGACGACATGCTCATCATCCGGGGCGTGAACGTGTTCCCCAGCCAGATCGAGGCCGTGCTGCTGGCCATCGAGGGCACCACCCCCCAGTGGCGCGTGGTGCTGGAGCGCGAGCGCGGCCTGGACAAAGCCACTGTGGAGTTGGAAGTGGCCGAGAAGTTCGTGTTCGACCGCATCGCGGACCAGCAGAAGTTCCTGGAAAGCGCCAGAAAGCGCCTGGCAAGCGAGCTCGGCGTGGGCTTCGAGGTGCGCATGACCGAACCGGGCGCGCTTGCTCCCAGTGAGGACGGCAAGACCAAGCGCGTGCTGGACAAGCGCGGAGAGACTTAG
- a CDS encoding branched-chain amino acid ABC transporter permease: MGFVKKNFGLLAFAAALGLAPLALPNDYYINVLILCCFNALIVMGLNLLMGYAGQVSLGHAAFFGLAAYTTAISTATLGLPIPVGMLAGVAVSAAIAWLLAVPTLKLHGHYLAMATLGFGIIVSIVFNEAVGLTGGPSGFVGIPRLKIAGFTFTSDKAYYFLSAAVLWVATLVSHRVIGSRTGRALRAIHVSESAAQAMGIDIARHKRFVFVLSAVYAGVAGTLYAHHLTFVAPSSFGFHFSVQLLTMVVLGGMASIWGAVAGAFFLTSLPEFLRMFEEVDILIYGGLLIACMMFMPSGLAGGARALARKLKAGVRRG, from the coding sequence GTGGGCTTCGTCAAAAAGAATTTCGGCCTGCTGGCCTTTGCCGCCGCCCTTGGGCTGGCCCCTCTGGCGCTGCCCAACGACTATTACATCAACGTGCTCATCCTGTGCTGTTTCAACGCCCTGATCGTCATGGGGCTGAACCTGCTGATGGGCTATGCCGGGCAGGTGTCGCTCGGACACGCGGCCTTCTTCGGGCTGGCCGCCTACACCACGGCGATAAGCACCGCGACGCTCGGCCTGCCCATCCCCGTGGGCATGCTGGCGGGCGTGGCCGTGTCGGCGGCCATCGCCTGGCTGCTGGCCGTGCCCACGCTGAAGCTCCACGGCCACTATCTGGCCATGGCGACGCTTGGTTTCGGCATCATCGTGTCCATCGTGTTCAACGAGGCCGTGGGGCTTACCGGCGGCCCCTCCGGGTTCGTGGGCATCCCGCGCCTGAAGATAGCGGGGTTCACGTTCACCTCGGACAAGGCCTACTATTTCCTGTCCGCCGCCGTACTTTGGGTGGCCACGCTGGTGTCGCACAGGGTGATCGGCTCGCGCACGGGCCGGGCGCTGCGCGCCATCCACGTCAGCGAGTCCGCGGCCCAGGCCATGGGCATCGACATCGCCCGGCACAAGCGCTTCGTGTTCGTGCTCTCCGCCGTGTACGCGGGCGTGGCCGGGACGCTCTACGCCCACCACCTGACCTTCGTGGCCCCCTCCTCCTTCGGCTTCCACTTCTCGGTGCAGCTTCTGACCATGGTGGTGCTTGGCGGCATGGCCAGCATCTGGGGCGCGGTGGCCGGGGCCTTCTTTCTGACCTCGCTGCCGGAGTTTCTGCGCATGTTCGAGGAAGTGGACATCCTGATCTACGGCGGCCTCCTGATCGCCTGCATGATGTTCATGCCGAGCGGCCTGGCTGGCGGCGCGCGCGCACTGGCGCGAAAACTCAAGGCGGGCGTTCGTCGTGGCTGA
- a CDS encoding branched-chain amino acid ABC transporter permease, which yields MFAGAPQYLISGLTVGATYGLTALGFTMIFNTTGIINFAQGEFVMLGGMLAVVLQKAGAPLPVAIMLAVAVTALVGCLIERGVIRPVGRTAPVNLVIITIGISILLRGAVMLIWGKDTFALPPFSGSAPLAILGAAVQPQSLWVLFITLLLLAALKLFFSRTIHGKAMLACACEQKAAALMGISVDRMAMLSFGLSGFLGAVGGAILTPITLTSYDVGVMLGLKGFAACILGGLGNPFGAAAGGLILGVLESFGAGFVSSAYKDAFAFIVLLALLFVKPTGLFGGPKSDRV from the coding sequence ATGTTCGCAGGCGCGCCTCAATACCTCATCTCCGGCCTCACGGTGGGAGCCACCTACGGCCTTACGGCCCTCGGCTTCACCATGATCTTCAACACCACCGGCATCATCAACTTCGCCCAGGGCGAGTTCGTGATGCTCGGCGGCATGCTCGCCGTGGTCCTGCAGAAGGCCGGAGCGCCGCTGCCCGTGGCCATCATGCTGGCCGTGGCCGTCACCGCCCTGGTGGGCTGCCTCATCGAGCGCGGCGTGATCCGCCCGGTGGGCCGCACCGCCCCGGTGAACCTGGTCATCATCACCATCGGCATCTCCATCCTGCTGCGCGGCGCGGTGATGCTCATCTGGGGCAAGGACACCTTCGCCCTGCCGCCCTTCTCGGGCTCGGCCCCGCTGGCCATCCTGGGCGCGGCAGTGCAGCCCCAAAGCCTGTGGGTGCTTTTCATCACCCTGCTGCTCCTGGCGGCGCTCAAGCTCTTCTTCAGCCGGACCATCCACGGCAAGGCCATGCTGGCCTGCGCCTGCGAGCAGAAGGCCGCCGCCCTCATGGGCATCTCGGTGGACCGCATGGCCATGCTGTCGTTTGGCCTGTCGGGCTTCCTGGGCGCGGTCGGCGGCGCGATCCTCACGCCCATCACCCTGACCTCCTACGACGTGGGCGTGATGCTCGGCCTGAAGGGCTTCGCGGCCTGCATCCTGGGCGGGCTGGGCAACCCCTTCGGCGCGGCTGCCGGGGGCTTGATCCTGGGCGTGCTGGAGTCCTTCGGCGCGGGGTTCGTCTCGTCGGCCTACAAGGACGCCTTCGCCTTCATCGTGCTGCTGGCGCTGCTGTTCGTCAAACCCACCGGCCTGTTCGGCGGCCCCAAGTCCGACCGGGTGTAG
- a CDS encoding ABC transporter substrate-binding protein, whose amino-acid sequence MAWRILAALMLVVSSVSPGLAADTVKIGAVLSVTGPASFLGEPEKNTLLLLQDQLNAQGGIGGKKVEVIIYDDETDVNKAVLATEKLLKKDQVAAVVGPTTSGNTLAIMGKVADAKAPLVSMSAAEKIVNPVNPWVFKTPQSDRLAVGKILSHAKAQGYKKIAILTVSDGFGQAGREVLKEMIPTAGMELSADEVFGPKDTDMTAQLTKIAGSGPQAVICWGTNPGPAVVAMNRMQLGMRTPLYMSHGVASDKFIDLAKQAAEGIILPASWLIVADQMPDGPFKNLLTTYRAEYTKKFGTPPSAFGGYAWDALMLLNEAAKISGNSTPQGLRDGLEKVKGFQSATGVFTFTEKDHNGLDESSFAMVKIEGGKFVLMK is encoded by the coding sequence ATGGCTTGGCGTATCCTTGCGGCCTTGATGCTCGTGGTGTCTTCGGTTTCCCCCGGCCTGGCGGCTGACACCGTCAAAATCGGCGCGGTACTCTCCGTAACCGGCCCCGCCTCCTTCCTGGGCGAGCCGGAAAAGAACACGCTCCTCCTGCTTCAGGACCAGCTGAACGCCCAGGGCGGCATCGGCGGCAAGAAGGTCGAGGTCATCATCTACGATGACGAGACCGACGTGAACAAGGCCGTGCTGGCCACCGAGAAGCTCCTCAAGAAGGACCAGGTGGCCGCCGTGGTCGGCCCCACCACCTCCGGCAACACCCTGGCCATCATGGGCAAGGTGGCCGACGCCAAGGCTCCGCTGGTGTCCATGTCCGCCGCCGAGAAGATAGTGAACCCGGTCAACCCCTGGGTCTTCAAGACTCCCCAGTCCGACCGCCTGGCCGTGGGCAAGATACTCTCCCACGCCAAGGCCCAGGGTTACAAGAAGATCGCCATCCTCACCGTGTCCGACGGCTTCGGCCAGGCCGGACGCGAGGTGCTCAAGGAAATGATCCCCACGGCGGGCATGGAACTCTCCGCCGACGAGGTCTTCGGCCCCAAGGACACCGACATGACCGCCCAGCTGACCAAGATCGCGGGCAGCGGCCCCCAGGCGGTCATCTGCTGGGGCACCAACCCCGGCCCGGCCGTGGTTGCCATGAACCGCATGCAGCTCGGCATGAGGACCCCCCTGTACATGAGCCACGGCGTGGCCTCCGACAAGTTCATCGACCTGGCCAAGCAGGCCGCCGAAGGCATCATCCTGCCCGCCAGCTGGCTCATCGTGGCCGACCAGATGCCCGACGGCCCCTTCAAGAATCTGCTTACCACCTACCGGGCGGAATACACCAAGAAGTTCGGCACGCCCCCCTCGGCTTTCGGCGGCTACGCCTGGGACGCCCTGATGCTTTTGAACGAAGCTGCGAAAATATCGGGGAATTCCACCCCTCAGGGCTTGCGCGACGGCCTGGAGAAGGTCAAAGGTTTCCAGAGCGCCACCGGTGTGTTCACCTTCACCGAGAAGGACCACAACGGCCTGGACGAATCCAGCTTCGCCATGGTCAAGATCGAGGGCGGCAAATTCGTCCTGATGAAATAG
- a CDS encoding FUSC family protein, whose product MTLPHLSPLHVKHAVKTALAAMTAYILTLILDLPQGYWAVISVVLVMQTNLGGSFQAGVNRIIGTAVGAVLGALCLTFLGSGAVALGLGVGLTIVVCAYFVHMHESFRMAGMTATIIIMLGNQSDSYMHFVLFRFLEIGLGVAVALAFSALIWPSRAGRFLKDGVVRALNDEAAYYSVLLSCRISPDCDMHDESVTRGQLEATREKNHALLEEAKREPSGLTRSEHIIVSLFNFTERIAEHLLSMEHAVHHDDLESLHGMVSKEMDLLAQTTITAMIRLSLAIGNERDPGPMDDLGRAVHTAEEALTRIRRQHVLPGQDLEVVMRFFSYYYNMREVAVELTGMAERAALLGDV is encoded by the coding sequence ATGACTCTTCCACATCTTTCCCCCTTGCACGTGAAACACGCGGTCAAGACCGCGCTCGCGGCCATGACCGCCTACATCCTGACCCTCATCCTGGATCTGCCGCAGGGCTACTGGGCGGTCATCAGCGTTGTGCTGGTGATGCAGACCAACCTGGGCGGTTCGTTCCAGGCGGGCGTGAACCGCATCATAGGCACCGCCGTCGGAGCCGTGCTCGGCGCGCTCTGCCTGACCTTTCTGGGCTCCGGGGCCGTGGCCCTGGGGCTTGGCGTGGGGCTTACCATCGTGGTCTGCGCCTACTTCGTGCACATGCACGAGTCCTTCCGCATGGCCGGGATGACCGCCACGATCATCATCATGCTGGGCAACCAGTCGGATTCGTACATGCACTTCGTGCTGTTCCGGTTTCTGGAGATCGGCCTGGGCGTGGCCGTGGCCCTGGCTTTCTCGGCGCTCATCTGGCCGTCGCGCGCGGGGCGCTTCCTGAAGGACGGCGTGGTGCGCGCCCTGAACGACGAGGCGGCCTACTACTCGGTGCTGCTGTCCTGCCGCATCTCCCCGGACTGCGACATGCACGACGAATCCGTGACGCGCGGCCAGCTCGAGGCCACGCGCGAGAAGAACCACGCCCTGCTGGAGGAGGCCAAGCGCGAGCCCTCGGGGCTTACGCGCTCGGAGCACATCATCGTGTCGCTGTTCAACTTCACCGAGCGTATCGCGGAGCACCTCCTGTCCATGGAGCACGCCGTGCACCACGACGACCTGGAGTCGTTGCACGGCATGGTCTCCAAGGAGATGGACCTCCTGGCCCAGACAACCATCACCGCCATGATCCGGCTGTCGCTGGCAATCGGGAACGAGCGCGACCCCGGCCCCATGGACGACCTGGGCCGCGCGGTCCACACGGCCGAGGAGGCCCTGACGCGAATCAGGCGACAGCACGTGCTGCCCGGACAGGATCTGGAAGTGGTGATGCGTTTCTTCAGCTATTACTACAATATGCGCGAAGTCGCCGTGGAACTGACCGGCATGGCCGAGCGGGCCGCGCTGCTGGGGGACGTGTAG
- a CDS encoding sensor histidine kinase has protein sequence MIINTGDFKEHIVKELHSELDLSKQRIASLKEELHAALTKSAVHEAGFKKLAFESTVKDFTLHKTESDIATYRDREADLIREVDRLSSELSLIQEKLNTKEEVDHIIHHDIRSALVDWVYVADLLLDDGDLSPKSRELLEEGKMSGARMISLVDFNLSLYKIENGEFELEPVAIDALEVVKKIIMQNKRLINRKNITFVPVVSDLENGDSAFFVYGNDLLTFNILNNLIVNAVEASDIDSDVTVSFEKKEHYAIRIRNSGEVPEHIRDVFFNKFVSHGKKRGTGIGTYSAMLMAKAQKGDIILDCSEPGATTVIVKFQEIPGE, from the coding sequence ATGATTATAAATACAGGCGACTTTAAGGAACATATTGTCAAGGAGCTCCATTCGGAATTGGATCTGTCCAAGCAGCGAATTGCATCTCTGAAAGAAGAGTTGCACGCTGCACTTACAAAGAGTGCTGTGCATGAGGCAGGTTTCAAAAAGCTGGCATTCGAATCCACTGTAAAAGATTTTACTTTGCATAAAACTGAGTCTGATATTGCTACATACCGAGATCGTGAGGCGGATCTGATTAGGGAGGTTGACAGACTGTCAAGCGAACTCTCCCTGATTCAGGAAAAATTGAACACCAAAGAGGAAGTGGATCATATAATACATCACGATATCAGGAGCGCACTGGTTGATTGGGTGTATGTAGCGGATTTACTGCTTGATGACGGTGACTTGTCGCCAAAGAGCAGGGAATTGCTTGAAGAGGGCAAAATGTCCGGAGCCAGGATGATCAGCCTGGTCGATTTTAACTTGTCGCTTTATAAAATTGAAAATGGAGAGTTTGAGCTTGAGCCTGTAGCCATTGATGCTCTTGAGGTCGTCAAGAAAATCATAATGCAGAACAAAAGGCTAATAAACCGCAAGAATATTACATTTGTACCTGTGGTAAGTGACCTTGAGAATGGAGATTCTGCATTTTTTGTGTATGGAAATGATCTTCTTACTTTCAATATATTAAACAATTTGATAGTAAATGCAGTTGAGGCTTCTGACATCGATTCCGATGTTACAGTTTCTTTTGAGAAAAAAGAACACTATGCAATAAGAATACGCAATTCCGGGGAAGTTCCTGAACACATAAGAGACGTATTTTTTAATAAATTCGTTTCGCATGGGAAAAAAAGAGGGACTGGGATAGGGACATACTCAGCAATGCTCATGGCCAAAGCTCAGAAGGGTGATATCATTCTGGATTGCTCGGAGCCTGGAGCGACAACTGTTATAGTCAAATTTCAAGAAATTCCCGGCGAGTAG
- a CDS encoding ABC transporter ATP-binding protein: MLTLTNLDISYGKIQAVRRASLHVDAGEIVALIGANGAGKTTLLTAISGLLRPSGGTVSFDGQDITKAAPDKIVRLGLSHVPERRLVFKPLSVTDNLLLGSYTRRGRVPRAELDRDLESVYAMFPVLKERSGQPAGTLSGGEQQMLAIGRALMAGPKMLLLDEPGMGLAPTVCRDIFKRVTELRDERGLTVLLVEQNAKSALAVADRGYVLETGRVILQGQSSELLANRDVQRAYLGRDKSQEES; encoded by the coding sequence ATGCTCACGCTCACCAATCTGGACATATCCTACGGCAAGATTCAGGCCGTGCGCCGCGCCTCGCTCCATGTGGACGCGGGCGAGATCGTCGCCCTCATCGGGGCCAACGGCGCAGGCAAGACCACGTTGCTCACCGCCATCTCCGGCCTGCTGCGCCCAAGCGGCGGCACAGTCTCGTTCGACGGGCAGGACATCACCAAGGCCGCGCCGGACAAGATCGTGCGCCTCGGCCTGTCGCACGTCCCCGAACGCAGGCTGGTTTTCAAGCCCCTGAGCGTAACCGACAACCTGCTCCTGGGGTCTTACACCCGCAGGGGTCGGGTTCCGCGAGCCGAGCTGGACCGCGACCTGGAGTCGGTCTACGCCATGTTCCCGGTGCTCAAGGAGCGCTCCGGCCAGCCAGCCGGAACGCTCTCCGGCGGCGAACAGCAGATGCTGGCCATCGGGCGCGCCCTCATGGCCGGACCCAAGATGCTGCTCCTGGACGAGCCGGGCATGGGTCTGGCCCCCACTGTCTGCCGCGACATCTTCAAGCGCGTGACCGAACTGCGCGACGAGCGCGGCCTGACCGTGCTGCTGGTTGAGCAGAACGCCAAGAGCGCCCTGGCCGTGGCCGACCGTGGCTACGTGCTGGAAACCGGGCGGGTCATCCTGCAGGGCCAGTCCTCGGAGCTCCTGGCCAACCGCGACGTGCAACGGGCCTATCTGGGCCGCGACAAATCCCAAGAGGAATCCTGA
- a CDS encoding L,D-transpeptidase family protein — MTLRLALILSAVAVLLLQSVCDAATHPDASSLFGSRQVLLVTSESWDATTGQLQLFERESLSSAWIPVGKSIPVSLGRTGMAWGIGLHAVPRNATLEKREGDGKAPAGIFSISTAFGYADNDSIRAFPYLKIASGLECVDDPLSSSYNRILDASAHPKDWNSSETMLRPDGLYAAGAVVEHNSDPVSTEKGSCIFLHIWRGPDKPTAGCTAMEEGALRSLLSRLDAGRKPLLVQLPRAEYQKLKKEWVLP; from the coding sequence ATGACACTCCGCTTGGCTTTAATCTTGTCCGCAGTGGCCGTATTACTGCTTCAGAGCGTCTGTGATGCTGCGACGCATCCTGATGCGTCATCCCTCTTCGGTTCCAGGCAGGTCCTTCTGGTCACGTCTGAGTCCTGGGATGCGACAACGGGACAGTTGCAGCTGTTCGAGCGGGAGTCCCTGTCCTCAGCCTGGATCCCTGTCGGCAAATCAATCCCGGTAAGCCTGGGGCGCACAGGCATGGCCTGGGGGATCGGCCTGCATGCCGTCCCGCGCAACGCAACCCTGGAAAAGCGCGAAGGAGACGGCAAGGCGCCCGCTGGCATCTTCAGCATCTCCACTGCCTTCGGCTACGCGGACAACGACTCCATTCGGGCATTCCCGTACCTCAAGATCGCATCCGGTCTTGAATGCGTGGATGACCCGCTATCCAGCAGCTACAACAGAATCCTGGACGCTTCTGCCCACCCCAAGGACTGGAACAGCTCCGAAACCATGCTCAGGCCGGACGGCCTCTACGCGGCGGGAGCCGTGGTGGAGCATAACAGTGATCCTGTATCGACTGAAAAGGGGTCGTGTATCTTCCTGCACATCTGGCGCGGCCCGGACAAGCCGACGGCAGGGTGTACGGCCATGGAGGAAGGCGCGTTGCGGTCGCTGCTCTCCAGGCTGGATGCTGGCCGCAAGCCGCTGTTGGTGCAGCTTCCCCGCGCAGAGTATCAGAAGCTGAAGAAGGAATGGGTGTTGCCGTGA
- a CDS encoding ABC transporter ATP-binding protein has translation MADLLEVRGVSVRFGGVQALSEAALTVRQGDITSLIGPNGAGKTTLLGVVSGAVTPTGGTVRLAGQDLSGMPIHLRAQAGVVRTFQNLEIFSNMTALENVMTGAHLKAGYSMLDSLLHTPRFAREEKRLRDLAMEKLEFVGLAERRDALASDLPYGEQRLLELARAMASGPKLLLLDEPAAGMNNKETAGLGTIIRRIRDELHIGVALVEHDMELVMDISDRITVLHFGSVLAEGTPKEIQDNSDVVAAYLGED, from the coding sequence GTGGCTGATCTTCTGGAAGTCCGTGGTGTGTCCGTGCGTTTCGGCGGCGTGCAGGCTTTGTCCGAGGCTGCGCTCACCGTGCGCCAGGGAGACATCACCTCGCTCATCGGCCCCAACGGCGCGGGCAAGACCACGCTGCTGGGCGTGGTCAGCGGTGCGGTGACGCCCACGGGCGGCACGGTGCGTCTGGCAGGGCAGGACCTTTCGGGCATGCCCATCCACCTGCGGGCGCAGGCCGGTGTGGTGCGCACCTTCCAGAACCTGGAAATCTTCTCCAACATGACTGCCCTGGAAAACGTCATGACCGGCGCGCACCTGAAGGCCGGATACTCCATGCTGGACAGCCTGCTGCACACCCCGCGCTTTGCGCGCGAGGAAAAGCGCCTGCGCGATCTGGCCATGGAGAAGCTCGAGTTCGTGGGGCTGGCCGAGCGCCGCGACGCCTTGGCCTCCGATCTGCCCTACGGCGAGCAGCGCCTGCTGGAACTGGCCCGGGCCATGGCCTCCGGCCCCAAACTTCTGCTCCTTGACGAGCCCGCCGCAGGCATGAACAACAAGGAGACCGCCGGGCTCGGGACCATCATCCGCCGCATCCGCGACGAACTGCACATCGGGGTGGCCCTGGTGGAGCACGACATGGAACTGGTCATGGACATCTCCGACCGCATCACCGTGCTGCACTTCGGCAGCGTCCTGGCCGAGGGGACGCCCAAAGAGATCCAGGACAACTCCGACGTGGTGGCGGCCTACCTGGGCGAGGACTGA